One Apostichopus japonicus isolate 1M-3 chromosome 7, ASM3797524v1, whole genome shotgun sequence genomic region harbors:
- the LOC139969822 gene encoding protein lin-9 homolog has product MADESLEHSAEALMSLRSGGKSKPSPTKTSPSIPRRDNPPRIRKKNRRIFNDDEDTSMSPIRSSSKKLKIVAPVRYSPKTASQASTSRSGSHPTQSPIRGSSSSSSSLVIPTTPVKKAAQKLGARLKNLLKLPKAYKWCIHEWFYSNLDKPLFEGDNDFCICLQESFPQLKTRKLTRTEWCMIRRLMGKPRRCSPAFFKEEREALRQKRRRLRLLQQRKNSELRIDDLKELPDEVPLPLCIGTKVTARLRKPHDGLFTGQVDALDTFQCTYRITFDRQGFGTHSIPDTEVLNNEEQETMPLATFLQKEPRARPPYLMSPDRFDMMSLPSPGLDSDPMLGMSPLRGKLQGYGETLGGFPITFLKVVTRLSKILAYKRELIAELGTMNTEAERLNSLEQPYTMEFKQQYANKVLELDQLNEDLTRYLNGVQNFCQALAPELNVEPPCRRTEERQECEIVARRMVDEVNRKNFGVQDSKLCDLIVNLTALMLQVKSVATHGDMDSFGFKAITDFIEDIKKKMEPASLRSFQDNVEVHMAHIQTGMTQMGNLHAFTERGYLC; this is encoded by the exons ATGGCGGATGAATCCCTTGAAC ACTCTGCTGAAGCTCTGATGAGCCTGAGAAGTGGAGGCAAGAGCAAACCAAGCCCAACAAAGACCTCACCCTCAATTCCAAGGAGGGATAAT CCTCCTAGGATAAGGAAGAAGAACCGAAGAATTTTCAACGATGACGAAGACACATCGATGTCGCCCATCAGATCCTCCagcaaaaagttaaaaattgtaGCCCCTGTGCGTTAT TCTCCGAAGACGGCCTCCCAAGCATCTACATCTCGTAGCGGATCCCATCCTACACAGAGCCCCATCAGAgggtcctcctcctcctcttcctccttgGTCATCCCCACCACCCCAGTAAAGAAAGCAGCCCAGAAATTAGGAGCTCGACTGAAGAATCTGCTGAAGCTTCCCAAGGCATACAAGTGGTGTATCCATGAGTGGTTTTACTCAAATTTAGACAA acCACTTTTTGAAGGCGACAACGATTTCTGCATTTGTCTTCAAGAATCCTTCCCTCAGTTAAAAACCAGAAAGTTAACACGAACCGAATGGTGCATGATCAGAAGATTAATGGGAAAACCAAGAAG ATGTTCTCCAGCATTCTTCAAAGAGGAGAGAGAAGCCTTGAGACAGAAGAGACGGAGGCTCCGTCTTCTTCAACAGCGGAAGAACAGCGAACTTCGAATCGATGACCTCAAAGAGTTACCGGACGAAGTTCCGTTACCTCTCTGCATCGGAACAAAAGTTACAG CGAGATTGCGGAAGCCACACGATGGGTTATTCACTGGTCAAGTCGATGCCCTGGACACATTTCAGTGTACTTACAGAATTACGTTTGACCGACAAGGGTTTGGAACACACTCAATACCTGACACAGAAGTACTG AATAACGAAGAGCAAGAGACGATGCCATTGGCCACTTTTCTACAGAAGGAGCCGAGAGCACGCCCTCCCTACCTCATGTCACCCGACAG GTTTGATATGATGTCCCTTCCCTCTCCTGGGTTAGATAGTGACCCTATGCTGGGAATGTCCCCCCTTAGAGGAAAGCTGCAAGGGTACGGTGAAACTCTTGGAGGGTTCCCCATCACCTTCTTAAAAGTAGTG ACAAGACTTTCCAAGATCCTAGCTTACAAGAGGGAGTTAATCGCGGAGCTTGGTACGATGAATACTGAAGCTGAACGACTG AATTCTTTGGAACAGCCATATACCATGGAATTTAAACAGCAATATGCTAATAAGGTCTTAGAATTGGATCAACTTAATGAAGACCTTACCAGATACTTGAATGGGGTTCAGAATTTCTGCCAAGCA TTAGCTCCAGAACTTAACGTAGAACCACCTTGCAGAAGAACAGAGGAAAGACAAGAGTGTGAGATAGTGGCACGTAGGATGGTGGATGAAGTGAATCGTAAGAACTTTGGTGTTCAGGATTCGAAACTGTGCGACCTGATCGTCAACTTAACAGCCCTTATGCTGCAAGTCAAA TCTGTAGCCACACATGGAGATATGGATTCCTTTGGTTTCAAGGCTATCACAGACTTCATCGAAGATATCAAGAAAAAGATGGAACCGGCTAGTCTAAG GTCTTTTCAGGACAATGTTGAAGTTCACATGGCCCACATACAAACTGGAATGACACAGATGGGGAACCTGCATGCATTCACAGAAAGAGGATATCTATGCTGA